A portion of the Calliphora vicina chromosome 5, idCalVici1.1, whole genome shotgun sequence genome contains these proteins:
- the Parp16 gene encoding protein mono-ADP-ribosyltransferase Parp16 isoform X1, with protein sequence MTTIQQTTERTSSPRSKRNSCGKIKQKPQQEEIISEISTTEIQLPEVDVANEQSLECYEPASQQQLEDCAAYLNKIQALQYALETDLLACDAKWTLFVSAALSYRYDLVLRPFPPQFADEQSGYNIDTLISVINDTPKLTVILQNLMEQNYTEFGREIIDLLYWVLIEKREPALRLVEGEELYSLLTSIDEKAMKIKPTHVFEVNALTGFHSQVAFRNRTSDLPLKMAFMGNKLDNYFSILQNGFIHYTENKNDLELTTDLQTSLQHSPNCAAWGASQCGSIIACTALCEFALDTNEDKIVGNKNDKTCVNIQLRNLQNIRVRYLIFYGKRFPRRLLPKRRFFSWIYHHKYSLSLLSYMLFLVSIGFANSGSGETFKLYFCTKIDYILDFCRRIIARERIQWA encoded by the coding sequence ATGACAACAATACAGCAAACTACAGAAAGAACCTCAAGTCCAAGGAGCAAAAGAAATAGCTGTGGTAAGATTAAGCAGAAACCGCAACAAGAAGAGATCATCAGTGAGATATCAACAACTGAAATTCAACTTCCAGAAGTTGATGTTGCCAATGAACAATCGCTGGAATGCTATGAGCCCGCGTCTCAGCAACAGTTGGAAGACTGTGCAGCATATCTTAATAAAATACAAGCTTTGCAGTATGCTTTGGAAACCGACCTATTGGCCTGTGATGCCAAATGGACTCTATTTGTATCAGCAGCTCTTAGTTATCGTTACGACTTAGTGCTTAGACCATTTCCACCACAATTTGCTGACGAACAGTCTGGTTACAATATCGATACCTTAATATCCGTCATTAATGATACACCTAAATTAACAGTAATTTTACAAAACCTAATGGAGCAAAATTATACTGAATTTGGCAGAGAGATAATAGATTTGTTGTACTGGGTACTAATAGAAAAGCGTGAACCAGCACTGCGTCTAGTGGAAGGAGAAGAATTGTATTCACTGCTAACTTCCATAGATGAGAAAGCGATGAAGATCAAACCAACACATGTCTTTGAAGTCAACGCTTTAACAGGATTTCACTCGCAGGTGGCATTTCGTAACAGAACATCAGACTTACCCCTTAAAATGGCTTTTATGGGCAACAAGTTGGACAACTACTTTTCAATATTACAAAATGGTTTTATTCATtacacagaaaataaaaacgatTTAGAACTTACTACCGATCTGCAGACAAGTTTACAACACAGTCCCAATTGTGCTGCCTGGGGCGCATCGCAATGTGGTTCCATTATTGCGTGTACAGCTCTTTGTGAATTTGCCCTCGATACCAATGAAGACAAAATTGTGGGCAATAAAAATGACAAAACCTGTGTCAATATACAATTGCGAAATCTACAAAATATACGTGTTCGTTATCTGATTTTCTATGGCAAACGGTTTCCTAGGAGACTATTACCAAAGCGACGATTCTTCTCCTGGATTTATCATCACAAATATTCGTTGTCGTTGCTGTCATATATGTTGTTCTTAGTATCAATTGGTTTTGCTAATAGTGGCAGTGGTGAGACGTTTAAGCTGTATTTTTGTACGAAAATTGATTATATTTTGGACTTTTGTAGAAGAATAATAGCAAGAGAACGGATTCAATGGGCCTGA
- the Parp16 gene encoding protein mono-ADP-ribosyltransferase Parp16 isoform X2, translating to MTTIQQTTERTSSPRSKRNSCEVDVANEQSLECYEPASQQQLEDCAAYLNKIQALQYALETDLLACDAKWTLFVSAALSYRYDLVLRPFPPQFADEQSGYNIDTLISVINDTPKLTVILQNLMEQNYTEFGREIIDLLYWVLIEKREPALRLVEGEELYSLLTSIDEKAMKIKPTHVFEVNALTGFHSQVAFRNRTSDLPLKMAFMGNKLDNYFSILQNGFIHYTENKNDLELTTDLQTSLQHSPNCAAWGASQCGSIIACTALCEFALDTNEDKIVGNKNDKTCVNIQLRNLQNIRVRYLIFYGKRFPRRLLPKRRFFSWIYHHKYSLSLLSYMLFLVSIGFANSGSGETFKLYFCTKIDYILDFCRRIIARERIQWA from the exons ATGACAACAATACAGCAAACTACAGAAAGAACCTCAAGTCCAAGGAGCAAAAGAAATAGCTGTG AAGTTGATGTTGCCAATGAACAATCGCTGGAATGCTATGAGCCCGCGTCTCAGCAACAGTTGGAAGACTGTGCAGCATATCTTAATAAAATACAAGCTTTGCAGTATGCTTTGGAAACCGACCTATTGGCCTGTGATGCCAAATGGACTCTATTTGTATCAGCAGCTCTTAGTTATCGTTACGACTTAGTGCTTAGACCATTTCCACCACAATTTGCTGACGAACAGTCTGGTTACAATATCGATACCTTAATATCCGTCATTAATGATACACCTAAATTAACAGTAATTTTACAAAACCTAATGGAGCAAAATTATACTGAATTTGGCAGAGAGATAATAGATTTGTTGTACTGGGTACTAATAGAAAAGCGTGAACCAGCACTGCGTCTAGTGGAAGGAGAAGAATTGTATTCACTGCTAACTTCCATAGATGAGAAAGCGATGAAGATCAAACCAACACATGTCTTTGAAGTCAACGCTTTAACAGGATTTCACTCGCAGGTGGCATTTCGTAACAGAACATCAGACTTACCCCTTAAAATGGCTTTTATGGGCAACAAGTTGGACAACTACTTTTCAATATTACAAAATGGTTTTATTCATtacacagaaaataaaaacgatTTAGAACTTACTACCGATCTGCAGACAAGTTTACAACACAGTCCCAATTGTGCTGCCTGGGGCGCATCGCAATGTGGTTCCATTATTGCGTGTACAGCTCTTTGTGAATTTGCCCTCGATACCAATGAAGACAAAATTGTGGGCAATAAAAATGACAAAACCTGTGTCAATATACAATTGCGAAATCTACAAAATATACGTGTTCGTTATCTGATTTTCTATGGCAAACGGTTTCCTAGGAGACTATTACCAAAGCGACGATTCTTCTCCTGGATTTATCATCACAAATATTCGTTGTCGTTGCTGTCATATATGTTGTTCTTAGTATCAATTGGTTTTGCTAATAGTGGCAGTGGTGAGACGTTTAAGCTGTATTTTTGTACGAAAATTGATTATATTTTGGACTTTTGTAGAAGAATAATAGCAAGAGAACGGATTCAATGGGCCTGA